A region of Shewanella psychromarinicola DNA encodes the following proteins:
- a CDS encoding M14 family metallopeptidase, whose product MSNSTAYPIGTPGQKWTDADKSQWLAQVTIKRSYQDEVVSKLTPLAAQFEQVQYGALSYDADKYPLFAFKSQQWDSNKKTILVTGGVHGYETSGVQGAIQFLATKAQHYAQYFNVVVAPCISPWGYETINRWNPKAIDPNRSFYPNSPAEESAALMAFVATLGDIYAHIDLHETTDTDELEFRPVLSARDGVEYDKGIIPDGFYLVGDSDNPTPAFQKAVIDSVLKVTHIAPADDKNQLIEVPIEQFGVVNYPVKKLSLCAGITVNHFNTTTEVYPDSPLVTVQECNDAQVAAIIGGLDYIVGYLKL is encoded by the coding sequence ATGAGCAATTCAACAGCGTATCCTATTGGTACTCCAGGGCAAAAGTGGACCGATGCTGACAAAAGCCAATGGTTAGCACAAGTGACGATAAAACGTTCATATCAAGATGAAGTGGTGAGTAAATTAACCCCGCTGGCCGCTCAGTTTGAACAAGTACAATACGGCGCGTTATCTTATGATGCCGACAAATACCCACTGTTTGCGTTTAAATCTCAGCAGTGGGATAGCAATAAAAAAACCATTCTCGTGACGGGTGGTGTGCATGGATATGAAACCAGCGGTGTACAAGGTGCGATTCAATTCTTAGCCACGAAAGCACAACACTATGCTCAATATTTCAATGTAGTCGTAGCGCCTTGCATCAGTCCTTGGGGTTATGAAACTATTAATCGTTGGAATCCTAAAGCCATCGACCCTAATCGTTCTTTTTATCCTAATAGCCCAGCAGAAGAGTCTGCTGCACTGATGGCATTTGTCGCAACACTGGGCGATATTTATGCGCATATTGACCTACATGAAACTACCGATACTGACGAGCTGGAGTTCAGACCGGTATTATCTGCTCGCGATGGTGTTGAATACGACAAAGGTATTATTCCTGACGGTTTCTACCTTGTCGGTGACAGTGACAACCCAACACCCGCATTTCAAAAAGCGGTTATCGACTCGGTCTTAAAAGTGACTCATATTGCTCCAGCAGATGATAAAAACCAACTTATCGAAGTGCCGATTGAACAATTTGGGGTGGTTAACTATCCGGTTAAAAAACTCAGTTTATGCGCCGGCATTACAGTCAATCACTTTAACACCACCACCGAAGTCTATCCCGATAGCCCACTTGTCACCGTTCAAGAATGTAACGACGCTCAAGTCGCTGCCATCATTGGTGGATTGGATTATATTGTTGGTTATTTGAAGCTTTAA